In Ipomoea triloba cultivar NCNSP0323 chromosome 15, ASM357664v1, one genomic interval encodes:
- the LOC116007153 gene encoding G2/mitotic-specific cyclin-2-like isoform X3 produces MAGSEENYPGVIRPSNLHGGGGLMAGRGKLDAGMGQNRRALSTINGPIQHPCAVYKGNVFSENSAAQMANKQQHQHQQPSTIQATKPPLHSATHMNHYDVEDYKAAADDFAVPMFVQHTEAMLEEIEDEMDKEVEMEDLEEEDIILDIDSPDKKNALAVVEYVDDIYAYYKKIESSSCVPLDYMDQQPDINARMRGILVDWLIEVHYKFELMEETLYLTVNLIDRFLAVQPVMRKKLQLVGVTAMLLACKYEEVSVPVVEDLILISDKAYTRQEVLDMEKLMVNMLQFNMSVPTPYVFMRRFLKAAQCDKKSEHMAFFMIDLCLVEYPMLRFPPSLLAAAAIFTAQSGLSGFQQWDRTCEKYSGYAQDQLLECSKLMISFHHKAATGKLNAVYKKYSTSKYGHVAKYETVNFLPDDEAMVV; encoded by the exons ATGGCTGGATCAGAAGAGAATTACCCAGGCGTTATCAGGCCCTCAAATCTTCACG GTGGAGGGGGTTTAATGGCTGGAAGGGGGAAACTTGATGCAGGAATGGGACAAAACCGGAGGGCGTTAAGCACCATCAACGGACCTATACAGCATCCTTGTGCTGTCTACAAGGGAAATGTCTTCTCAGA GAATTCGGCTGCACAGATGGCTAACAAACAGCAACATCAGCATCAGCAACCATCAACCATTCAG GCCACTAAGCCGCCTCTCCATTCAGCAACACATATGAATCACTATGATGTTGAAGATTACAAGGCTGCTGCTGATGACTTTGCTGTCCCGATGTTTGTGCAACACACAGAAGCTATGCTGGAGGAAATAGAGGACGAGATG GATAAGGAGGTTGAAATGGAGGATTTAGAGGAGGAGGATATAATCTTGGATATAGACAGTCCTGACAAGAAGAATGCACTTGCGGTAGTTGAGTATGTCGATGACATATATGCTTACTACAAGAAGATAGAG AGTTCTAGCTGTGTACCCCTAGACTACATGGATCAGCAGCCTGATATTAACGCAAGAATGAGAGGCATTCTCGTTGATTGGCTCATCGAG GTACATTACAAGTTTGAATTGATGGAGGAGACCCTGTATCTGACTGTGAATCTCATAGACCGATTCTTAGCTGTCCAACCGGTAATGAGGAAAAAACTCCAGCTTGTTGGAGTAACAGCAATGCTTCTCGCTTGCAAATATGAAGAAGTGTCTGTTCCTGTGGTGGAAGATCTCATATTGATTTCAGATAAGGCTTACACCAGACAGGAAGTATTGGACATG GAGAAGTTAATGGTTAACATGTTACAATTCAACATGTCTGTGCCCACACCATATGTGTTTATGAGGCGGTTTCTTAAGGCTGCCCAATGTGACAAGAAG TCGGAACACATGGCTTTCTTCATGATCGATCTATGCCTTGTTGAGTACCCGATGCTGAGGTTCCCGCCTTCTCTGTTAGCAGCTGCAGCAATCTTTACTGCTCAAAGCGGTCTGAGCGGCTTCCAGCAGTGGGATAGAACTTGTGAGAAGTATAGCGGCTACGCTCAAGATCAGCTCTT GGAGTGCTCAAAACTGATGATTTCTTTCCATCACAAGGCAGCAACTGGGAAACTTAATGCAGTGTACAAAAAGTACAGTACCTCCAAGTATGGCCATGTTGCAAAGTATGAAACTGTGAATTTTCTTCCAGATGATGAAGCTATGGTGGTTTAG
- the LOC116007153 gene encoding G2/mitotic-specific cyclin-2-like isoform X1, with amino-acid sequence MAGSEENYPGVIRPSNLHGGGGLMAGRGKLDAGMGQNRRALSTINGPIQHPCAVYKGNVFSENIANVSNKNPPPGHVHRPVTRNSAAQMANKQQHQHQQPSTIQATKPPLHSATHMNHYDVEDYKAAADDFAVPMFVQHTEAMLEEIEDEMDKEVEMEDLEEEDIILDIDSPDKKNALAVVEYVDDIYAYYKKIESSSCVPLDYMDQQPDINARMRGILVDWLIEVHYKFELMEETLYLTVNLIDRFLAVQPVMRKKLQLVGVTAMLLACKYEEVSVPVVEDLILISDKAYTRQEVLDMEKLMVNMLQFNMSVPTPYVFMRRFLKAAQCDKKSEHMAFFMIDLCLVEYPMLRFPPSLLAAAAIFTAQSGLSGFQQWDRTCEKYSGYAQDQLLECSKLMISFHHKAATGKLNAVYKKYSTSKYGHVAKYETVNFLPDDEAMVV; translated from the exons ATGGCTGGATCAGAAGAGAATTACCCAGGCGTTATCAGGCCCTCAAATCTTCACG GTGGAGGGGGTTTAATGGCTGGAAGGGGGAAACTTGATGCAGGAATGGGACAAAACCGGAGGGCGTTAAGCACCATCAACGGACCTATACAGCATCCTTGTGCTGTCTACAAGGGAAATGTCTTCTCAGA AAATATTGCCAATGTCTCTAACAAGAACCCACCTCCAGGTCATGTTCATCGTCCAGTTACAAG GAATTCGGCTGCACAGATGGCTAACAAACAGCAACATCAGCATCAGCAACCATCAACCATTCAG GCCACTAAGCCGCCTCTCCATTCAGCAACACATATGAATCACTATGATGTTGAAGATTACAAGGCTGCTGCTGATGACTTTGCTGTCCCGATGTTTGTGCAACACACAGAAGCTATGCTGGAGGAAATAGAGGACGAGATG GATAAGGAGGTTGAAATGGAGGATTTAGAGGAGGAGGATATAATCTTGGATATAGACAGTCCTGACAAGAAGAATGCACTTGCGGTAGTTGAGTATGTCGATGACATATATGCTTACTACAAGAAGATAGAG AGTTCTAGCTGTGTACCCCTAGACTACATGGATCAGCAGCCTGATATTAACGCAAGAATGAGAGGCATTCTCGTTGATTGGCTCATCGAG GTACATTACAAGTTTGAATTGATGGAGGAGACCCTGTATCTGACTGTGAATCTCATAGACCGATTCTTAGCTGTCCAACCGGTAATGAGGAAAAAACTCCAGCTTGTTGGAGTAACAGCAATGCTTCTCGCTTGCAAATATGAAGAAGTGTCTGTTCCTGTGGTGGAAGATCTCATATTGATTTCAGATAAGGCTTACACCAGACAGGAAGTATTGGACATG GAGAAGTTAATGGTTAACATGTTACAATTCAACATGTCTGTGCCCACACCATATGTGTTTATGAGGCGGTTTCTTAAGGCTGCCCAATGTGACAAGAAG TCGGAACACATGGCTTTCTTCATGATCGATCTATGCCTTGTTGAGTACCCGATGCTGAGGTTCCCGCCTTCTCTGTTAGCAGCTGCAGCAATCTTTACTGCTCAAAGCGGTCTGAGCGGCTTCCAGCAGTGGGATAGAACTTGTGAGAAGTATAGCGGCTACGCTCAAGATCAGCTCTT GGAGTGCTCAAAACTGATGATTTCTTTCCATCACAAGGCAGCAACTGGGAAACTTAATGCAGTGTACAAAAAGTACAGTACCTCCAAGTATGGCCATGTTGCAAAGTATGAAACTGTGAATTTTCTTCCAGATGATGAAGCTATGGTGGTTTAG
- the LOC116007153 gene encoding G2/mitotic-specific cyclin-2-like isoform X2: protein MAGSEENYPGVIRPSNLHGMGQNRRALSTINGPIQHPCAVYKGNVFSENIANVSNKNPPPGHVHRPVTRNSAAQMANKQQHQHQQPSTIQATKPPLHSATHMNHYDVEDYKAAADDFAVPMFVQHTEAMLEEIEDEMDKEVEMEDLEEEDIILDIDSPDKKNALAVVEYVDDIYAYYKKIESSSCVPLDYMDQQPDINARMRGILVDWLIEVHYKFELMEETLYLTVNLIDRFLAVQPVMRKKLQLVGVTAMLLACKYEEVSVPVVEDLILISDKAYTRQEVLDMEKLMVNMLQFNMSVPTPYVFMRRFLKAAQCDKKSEHMAFFMIDLCLVEYPMLRFPPSLLAAAAIFTAQSGLSGFQQWDRTCEKYSGYAQDQLLECSKLMISFHHKAATGKLNAVYKKYSTSKYGHVAKYETVNFLPDDEAMVV, encoded by the exons ATGGCTGGATCAGAAGAGAATTACCCAGGCGTTATCAGGCCCTCAAATCTTCACG GAATGGGACAAAACCGGAGGGCGTTAAGCACCATCAACGGACCTATACAGCATCCTTGTGCTGTCTACAAGGGAAATGTCTTCTCAGA AAATATTGCCAATGTCTCTAACAAGAACCCACCTCCAGGTCATGTTCATCGTCCAGTTACAAG GAATTCGGCTGCACAGATGGCTAACAAACAGCAACATCAGCATCAGCAACCATCAACCATTCAG GCCACTAAGCCGCCTCTCCATTCAGCAACACATATGAATCACTATGATGTTGAAGATTACAAGGCTGCTGCTGATGACTTTGCTGTCCCGATGTTTGTGCAACACACAGAAGCTATGCTGGAGGAAATAGAGGACGAGATG GATAAGGAGGTTGAAATGGAGGATTTAGAGGAGGAGGATATAATCTTGGATATAGACAGTCCTGACAAGAAGAATGCACTTGCGGTAGTTGAGTATGTCGATGACATATATGCTTACTACAAGAAGATAGAG AGTTCTAGCTGTGTACCCCTAGACTACATGGATCAGCAGCCTGATATTAACGCAAGAATGAGAGGCATTCTCGTTGATTGGCTCATCGAG GTACATTACAAGTTTGAATTGATGGAGGAGACCCTGTATCTGACTGTGAATCTCATAGACCGATTCTTAGCTGTCCAACCGGTAATGAGGAAAAAACTCCAGCTTGTTGGAGTAACAGCAATGCTTCTCGCTTGCAAATATGAAGAAGTGTCTGTTCCTGTGGTGGAAGATCTCATATTGATTTCAGATAAGGCTTACACCAGACAGGAAGTATTGGACATG GAGAAGTTAATGGTTAACATGTTACAATTCAACATGTCTGTGCCCACACCATATGTGTTTATGAGGCGGTTTCTTAAGGCTGCCCAATGTGACAAGAAG TCGGAACACATGGCTTTCTTCATGATCGATCTATGCCTTGTTGAGTACCCGATGCTGAGGTTCCCGCCTTCTCTGTTAGCAGCTGCAGCAATCTTTACTGCTCAAAGCGGTCTGAGCGGCTTCCAGCAGTGGGATAGAACTTGTGAGAAGTATAGCGGCTACGCTCAAGATCAGCTCTT GGAGTGCTCAAAACTGATGATTTCTTTCCATCACAAGGCAGCAACTGGGAAACTTAATGCAGTGTACAAAAAGTACAGTACCTCCAAGTATGGCCATGTTGCAAAGTATGAAACTGTGAATTTTCTTCCAGATGATGAAGCTATGGTGGTTTAG
- the LOC116007153 gene encoding G2/mitotic-specific cyclin-2-like isoform X4 has product MAGSEENYPGVIRPSNLHGMGQNRRALSTINGPIQHPCAVYKGNVFSENSAAQMANKQQHQHQQPSTIQATKPPLHSATHMNHYDVEDYKAAADDFAVPMFVQHTEAMLEEIEDEMDKEVEMEDLEEEDIILDIDSPDKKNALAVVEYVDDIYAYYKKIESSSCVPLDYMDQQPDINARMRGILVDWLIEVHYKFELMEETLYLTVNLIDRFLAVQPVMRKKLQLVGVTAMLLACKYEEVSVPVVEDLILISDKAYTRQEVLDMEKLMVNMLQFNMSVPTPYVFMRRFLKAAQCDKKSEHMAFFMIDLCLVEYPMLRFPPSLLAAAAIFTAQSGLSGFQQWDRTCEKYSGYAQDQLLECSKLMISFHHKAATGKLNAVYKKYSTSKYGHVAKYETVNFLPDDEAMVV; this is encoded by the exons ATGGCTGGATCAGAAGAGAATTACCCAGGCGTTATCAGGCCCTCAAATCTTCACG GAATGGGACAAAACCGGAGGGCGTTAAGCACCATCAACGGACCTATACAGCATCCTTGTGCTGTCTACAAGGGAAATGTCTTCTCAGA GAATTCGGCTGCACAGATGGCTAACAAACAGCAACATCAGCATCAGCAACCATCAACCATTCAG GCCACTAAGCCGCCTCTCCATTCAGCAACACATATGAATCACTATGATGTTGAAGATTACAAGGCTGCTGCTGATGACTTTGCTGTCCCGATGTTTGTGCAACACACAGAAGCTATGCTGGAGGAAATAGAGGACGAGATG GATAAGGAGGTTGAAATGGAGGATTTAGAGGAGGAGGATATAATCTTGGATATAGACAGTCCTGACAAGAAGAATGCACTTGCGGTAGTTGAGTATGTCGATGACATATATGCTTACTACAAGAAGATAGAG AGTTCTAGCTGTGTACCCCTAGACTACATGGATCAGCAGCCTGATATTAACGCAAGAATGAGAGGCATTCTCGTTGATTGGCTCATCGAG GTACATTACAAGTTTGAATTGATGGAGGAGACCCTGTATCTGACTGTGAATCTCATAGACCGATTCTTAGCTGTCCAACCGGTAATGAGGAAAAAACTCCAGCTTGTTGGAGTAACAGCAATGCTTCTCGCTTGCAAATATGAAGAAGTGTCTGTTCCTGTGGTGGAAGATCTCATATTGATTTCAGATAAGGCTTACACCAGACAGGAAGTATTGGACATG GAGAAGTTAATGGTTAACATGTTACAATTCAACATGTCTGTGCCCACACCATATGTGTTTATGAGGCGGTTTCTTAAGGCTGCCCAATGTGACAAGAAG TCGGAACACATGGCTTTCTTCATGATCGATCTATGCCTTGTTGAGTACCCGATGCTGAGGTTCCCGCCTTCTCTGTTAGCAGCTGCAGCAATCTTTACTGCTCAAAGCGGTCTGAGCGGCTTCCAGCAGTGGGATAGAACTTGTGAGAAGTATAGCGGCTACGCTCAAGATCAGCTCTT GGAGTGCTCAAAACTGATGATTTCTTTCCATCACAAGGCAGCAACTGGGAAACTTAATGCAGTGTACAAAAAGTACAGTACCTCCAAGTATGGCCATGTTGCAAAGTATGAAACTGTGAATTTTCTTCCAGATGATGAAGCTATGGTGGTTTAG